TATGTAGTGCCTGTTCTGGCCCCTTCGCGGGCAAGCACGCTCCCACAGGTACTGCACCGTTTTGCAGGTGGGTGCATACCTGTGGGAGCGGGCTTGCCCGCGAAGGGGCCGGTACGGGTATGATGCCCGCCTTTTCTTACGCATGTGTTATCCCGCCAACCATGAGCAAACGCGAACCCGCCATCTATAAAGTGATCTTCCTCAATCAGGGGCAGGTCTTCGAGATGTATGCCAAGCAGATCTATCAGAGCGACCTGTGGGGCTTTCTGGAAATCGAGGAGTTCGTCTTCGGCGAGCGCACCCAGGTGGTGGTCGACCCCAGTGAAGAAAAGCTCAAGAGCCAGTTCGAGGGTGTGATCCGCAGTTTCGTGCCCATGCACTCGATCGTGCGTATCGACGAGGTCGAGCGCCTGGGTACGGCGAAGATCAGCGAGGCCAAGGGCGGCGGCAATGTGATGCCGTTCCCCATGCCGATGCCGGAGAAGTAGGGCGTTTCAGGGGAGTGGCGAGAACGGCGTACGGCCTTCGGCGTTTTGCAGTTCGAGCAGGTATTTGCGGAAGATCTGGCCAAGCACCTGGGTCGCGTGCTCCAGTTCGTCGCGGGGCATTTGCTCGGTGACTTCGTCAGCCATGTCCAGCGCATCCTCGGCGCCGTTGACTGCAGCCATTTTCAGCAGAATGTAGGCCTGCACATTGTTGGCCTTGACCCCTTCGCCGCGGAAGAACATGGCGCCAAGGCGGTATTGGGCCTCGGCATGGCCTTGCAGCGAGGCCTTCTGGAACCAGTTCAGGGCCTTGTTCAGGTCTTTCGGTGTCTGGGTGTAGTAGTACTCGCCCAGTTCGAATTGCGCCTGGGCATCCCCCGTCGTCGCCGTCTGCTCACAGGCCTTGAGGGCATTGGCGAGGTCTTCTGGCTGAACATTCAGGGTGCAGCGGCCCGTCGCTGGAATCAGCAACGAGTTACCACCCTCCGCCAGGGCCAGCAGGGGCTGAAGAAGCAACAGGCAGCCCAGGGTCAGGGCGCGGCCGGTGCGGTTCATGGGGATCGACTTACCTCTGCAAAGCTGCGGCCAATGTCTCTGGTGGCACATTATGGGATAAGCAGCGCCAACCTTACAAAGTTTTACTCGAATTTATGTCTGGTTGGGGAAGTCAGCTGATTGTGAGGGGTTATTTATCTCCTGTAACGGCCCTTTCGCGGGGTAAACCCGCTCCCACAGGGACCGCACCATTTTCAAGGCCGGTGCGGCACCTGTGGGAGCGGGTTTACCCGCGAAGAGGCCGGTACAGACTCGGCATTACTTCAGGGCTGCAAAGGCCTTCTCAGCCGCATCCAAGGTGATCTGCAGCTCCTTGTCGCCGTGGGCAATGGAGGTGAAGCCCGCCTCGAATGCGCTTGGCGCCAGGTACACGCCGCCGTCCAGCATCAGGTGGAAGAAGCGCTTGAAGCGATCGGCATCGCTGGCCATCACGTCGTCGAAGGTGACGATGTCGTCGGCACCGCTGAAGTACAGGCCGAACATGGCACCTGCCTGCGTGGTGACGAACGGCACGCCAGCAGCATCGGCGCGTTGTTGCAGGCCGTCGAGCATGCGGCTGGTGAAGTCGGTCAGTTCGGCGTGGAACCCTGGGCGGCTGATCAGCTTCAGGGTGGTCAGGCCAGCGGCCATGGCCAGCGGGTTACCCGACAGGGTGCCGGCCTGGTAGACCGGGCCGAGCGGGGCGATGCAGCCCATGATTTCGCGCTTGCCGCCAAAACAGCCGACCGGCATGCCGCCGCCGACGATCTTGCCGAAGGTCGACAGGTCAGGGGTGATGCCGTAGTGGCCTTGGGCGCCGCCGAGCGAGACGCGGAAACCGGTCATTACTTCGTCGAAGATCAACACCACGCCATGCTTGTCGCACTGCTCGCGCAGGCCTTCGAGGAAGCCTGGCGCTGGCGGTACACAGTTCATGTTGCCGGCTACTGGCTCGACAATGATACAGGCCACGGTCTGGCCGACGTCGGCCAGGGTTTTTTCGACGGCGGCAATGTCGTTGAACGGCAGGGTCAGGGTGTGTTTGGCGAAGTCCGCCGGCACGCCCGCCGAGCTTGGCACACCTTGGGTCAGCAGGCCGGAGCCGGCTTTCACCAGCAGGCTGTCGGAGTGACCGTGGTAGCAGCCTTCGAACTTGATGATGGCGTCGCGGCCGGTGTAGCCACGGGCCAGGCGGATGGCGCTCATGGTGGCTTCGGTGCCGGAGCTGACCATGCGCACCATCTCCATGGATGGCACGATCGAGCAGACCAGGTCAGCCATCTCGGTTTCCATGGCGGTCGGGGCGCCATAGGAAAGGCCGTGTTCGAGTTGCTTGCGTACCGAGTCCAGCACCTCTGGATGGCCGTGGCCGAGAATCATCGGGCCCCAGGAACCGACATAATCGACGTAACGCTTGTCGTCCTCGTCAACGACGTAGGCGCCTTCGGCATGCTTGAAGAACAGCGGCGTGCCGCCGACGCTCTTGAAAGCGCGGACCGGCGAGTTGACGCCACCCGGGATGTGCTTCTGGGCTGCGGCGAACAGGGCTTCGGAACGGGACATGGAAAGTTCTCTCGAATCAGGAAACGAACAGGGCGTTGAAGGCACGGGCGCGGCGGGTGACTTCCTGCGCGCTATCGGTACCAAACAGGCCGTGGATCACTGCCAGCAGGTCGGCGCCATGGGCAACCAACGGGGCAGCGTTGTCGAGGGTGACGCCGCCGATCACGGCGATCGGCAGTTTGACCTGGGCGCGGGCCTGCTCCAGCAGGTCGAGGCTGGCAGCCGGTGCGCCCGGTTTGGTCACGGAGTTGAAAAAGCGGCCGAAGGCCACGTAGCTGGCGCCTTCGCTGGCGGCCTGGCGGGCCAGGTCGAGCTGGGCGTGGCAGGTCGAGCCGATGATCGCGTTGCGGCCGAGCAGGGCGCGGGCCGGGGTGAGTGGGCCGTCGGTTTGGCCCAGGTGCACGCCGACGCCCAGGCGCGCGGCCAGTTCGGCGTCATCGTTGATGATCAGCTGAGTATCGTAACGCTCGCAGAGCCGCATCAGTGCCTCGGCTTCGCGCAGGCGCTGGGCCGCGTCGTCACTTTTGTCGCGGTACTGCAGCAGGCACACGCCGCCATCCAGGGCCGCCTCGACATGGGACAGGAAACGGCCGGCGAGCAGCTGGCTGTCGGTGATTGCATACAGACCGCGTAGCTTCATCTGAAGGCCTCGTATCAGGAACAGAAGTCCAGGGGCAGGCGGCGCGGGACGAACTGTCCCTTGCCCAGTTGCTCGGCGTCACGCAGGGTGCGCCAGGTGTATTCGAGCGCACTGCGCACGGCACTTTGCAGCGCTTCGCCCAAGGCCAGTCGGCCCGCCAGGGCGCTGGCCAGGGTGCAGCCCGAACCGTGATAGCTGCCTGGCAGGCGCTGGCAGGTCCAGGTATGGCGCTGGCCATCGCGGCTGTACAGGCGGTTGTGGATTTCGTCTTCGTCGCCGTGACCACCGGTAATCAACAGGTGTCTACAGAACGGCAACAGTTTCTCGGCACACTCGTCCGCCGTGCCGTCCGGCAGCTCGGCGAGAATGCGCGCTTCCGGCAGGTTCGGCGTGGCAATGGTCGCCAGCGGCAGCAGGCGTTCGCGCACGGCATAGCCGACCTCGTCCTTGCCCAGGCGGCCACCGCCACCGGCTCGCAGCACCGGGTCGCAGACCAGCGGCAGGTGCGGGTGGGCGGCCAGCAGTTCGGCGACGGTGTCGACCATGTCGAGGGAGCCGAGCATGCCAAGCTTGACGGCGGCGACCGTGGAGTCGGCCAGCACGGCGTTGGCCTGGGCCAGCACCCACTCGCGGTCGAGCACGCGGAAGTCGGAAACGTTGACGGTATCCTGGACGGTCAGGGCAGTCACCGCAGGTGCGGCGTGACAGCCTTGGGCGATCAGGGCTTCGATATCTGCCTGCAAGCCGGCGCCGCCACTGGGGTCGTGGCCGGAGAGACAGAGGACAACGGGGCGGGAGCTGTAGGTATTCATGGGCGGCGAGCTTACCACCAAACCCAATTGTGGGGATCGTCCTACAAACGTGTTTTGTTGATCAACTGGTCAGATTGTTGCGTGTGAAACTTCTGAAAGTACTGATTTAGAGCCATTAGACCATGATTCAAGGTGGCCGATTGCCAGGTGGGGAAGCTATGCTAGAGTGCTCGGATAACTCGACAAACGGGTTCTGCCGGATTACGTCGTCTCAAACGGATGGGAGGCAACCGCGACGCGACCGGACAGGCCATGCTGGGGCTGTATGCGCTATTTGCTGATTGTGCTTCTGGGCTTGTTGCCCGTGCTGGCCGGAGCGGTCGATTTCGACGACGCTACCCGGCATCTTCCATTGGGCAAGGCCATGCAGGTTTACGAAGACCTCGATGGCAGTGCCAGCATCGCCCAGGTCAGTGCCCCCGGGTTCGTCAAATCCTTCCGCCCCCACCATGAAGACGTGCTGAACGCCGGTTATTCCACCTCGGTGTTCTGGCTGAAGATTGACCTGCGTTACCTGCCGTCGGCCACTGCCACCCCCCGCCAATGGCTGCTGGAACTGGCCTACCCACCCCTGGACCACCTCGAGTTGTACCTGCCCGACAGCGCCGGTACCTACCGGCTGGCCCAGCGCACGGGCGACGCTTTGCCTTACGCCACCCGGCAGATCCGGCAGAACAACTACCTGTTCGAGTTGCCGCTGCCCCCAGGCCAGGCGACCACCGTCTACCTGCGTTTGCACAGCCAGGGCTCGGTGCAGGCACCGCTGGCGTTATGGTCGGCCGAGGCCTACATGGAGGACCAGCCCACGCGCCTGTACGTACTGGGCATGATCTACGGCGTGTTGCTGGTGATGCTGGTGTACAACCTGTTCATCTACCTCAGCGTGCGGGATGTCAGCTACCTCTACTACATCCTCTACATCGCCTCGTTCGGCCTGTATCAGGTTTCGGTGAACGGTGCGGGGGTCGCCTACTTCTGGCCGGACAGCCCCTGGTGGGCGAATGCCTCGACGCCGCTGTTCATTGGCGCTGCCGGTTTGTTCGGCTGCCAGTTTGCCCGGCATTTCCTGCAACTGGGCAAAATCAGCCGTGGCTTCGACCGGTTGTTGCAGCTGTTGATGCTGGGGGGCGGGCTGGTGATGGTACTGGCCGTGAGCATGCCTTATGGCATCGCCCTGCGCATGGCCACGGTGCTGGCGTTGCTGTTCACCGTCAGCATCTTTGCCGCTGGCGTGTATGCCTGGTCGCGCGGTTTGCGGGTGGCGCGCTGGTTCATTATCGCCTGGTCGGCGTTTTTGCTGGGCGGGTTGGTCAACACCTTGATGGTGCTGGGTTACCTGCCGAACGTGTTCATCACCATGTATGCCAGCCAGTTGGGCTCGGCGCTGGAGGTGGCGCTGCTGTCGCTGGCGCTGGCCGACCGTATCAACAGCCTGCGCGAGCAGCAGGCGCAGACCCTGCGTGAAACCGGGCGAACACTGGAGCAGTTGAACCTGCAGCTGGCCAGGAGCAACCGCTTGAAGGATGAGTTCCTGGCCACGGTCACCCATGAGCTGCGCACCCCGATGAATGGTGTGATCGGTTCGCTGGAGCTGATGCGCACGCTGCCCATGGATGCCGAAATGGCCCAGTACCATCGTACGGCGGTCGGTTCGTCCCAGGGCATGATGGACATGGTCGACGACATCCTCACCCTCTCCGAACTGCAGGGCGGTCGTCTGCGTGCGCAACCTGCGCCTTTCAGCCTGCGCAGCATGCTGCAGGGCTTGCGTGCCGCGCATGCCGGCCAGGCGCTGGGCAAAGGGTTGTACCTGAGCCTGGACATACCTGCCGATCTGCCCGACGCGCTGCTGGGTGATGCGCAAAAGCTCACCCGCTGCCTGGGGTGCCTGCTGGACAACGGCCTGAAGTTCACCGATCAAGGCGGGGTCATGCTGCAGGTGCGCGGTCGTCGTCAGGGGCCGGACAACCTGGCACTCACCTTTACGGTCAGTGACAGTGGCATCGGCTTCGATGACCTCGACCAGGCGACCCTGTATCAGCGCTTCTACCAGGTCGATGGCTCGATGACCCGGCGTTATGGTGGGCTGGGCATCGGCTTGTCGATTTGCCGGCAGATGGGGGAGTTGCTGGGGGCTCGGTTGTCGCATGAGTCGACGCGGGGGTTGGGTAGCCGGTTCGAGTTGAGTTTGAACGTGGAGATTTCGCAGGTGCAGATGAGCCCGAGTATCCTGCAGACGCGGCGTTCGCTTTGAAGGCATAGCCTTTGGTAAGGGCTGACAGGTGTTTGCCACAACACATTCAGCGCCTGGCGTCCCCCTGTCAGCCCTGATACCCCCCTATACCATGCGCTCCCCGCCTCATATTTAGTCATTAATGTCACTTTGACTGACCCACAGGGAATGCTTCACTGGGACTTTCAGGCCTGCCCGGATCCAGGAGCTCTCAATGAACCTGCACCAGTACGCTGAAACCCACGAAGTCACCAACCAGCCTCCGTCCCTCGACGGCGCCAACCTGTACCGCCTTGATCTGCCATTGCAGGAGTGGTCGCGGCGCTTTGGCGCTGGCTGGGCCGAATCGCGGATCGATGCTTACGGTGCCTTGGCCGGCGGGCCGCTGATGGCTGCGGGCTTTTTGGCTAACGCGCACAAACCGGAATTCAGCAGCCACGACCGCTATGGCCATCGTATCGACCTGGTCGAGTTTCACCCGGCCTATCACGAACTGATGCGCACCGCAGTCGAACATGGCCTGCCCTCGTTGCCGTGGGCCGAACCCCGCCCCGGTGCGCATGTGGCGCGCGCGTCGATGACCTACCTGCACAGCCAGGCCGAAGCCGGCACGGGCTGCCCGCTGACCATGACCTTTGCCGCGGTGCCGGCGCTCAGGTTGCAGCCGGAGCTGGCTGAATACTGGCTGCCGAAGGTGCTGGCGCGTGAATACGACCCGCGCAATATCGGCGACCGGCACAAGGCTGGGGTCACCCTCGGCATGGCCATGACCGAGAAGCAGGGTGGCACCGACGTGCGTGCCAATACCACACGGGCCTACCCGGTGGGGGCACCTGGGCCAGGCCAGGCCTATGAACTGGTCGGGCACAAGTGGTTTTGCTCGGCGCCCATGTGCGATGCCTTTCTGACACTGGCCCAGACCGAAAAAGGCCTGAGCTGCTTTCTGTTGCCCCGCCACCGCCCGGATGACAACCGCAACCAGTTCTATATCCAGCGGTTGAAGAACAAGTTGGGCAACAGCTCCAATGCGTCCAGCGAAGTGGAGTTCCGTGGCGCTCTGGCGTGGATGGTGGGCGATGAAGGGCGTGGTGTACCGACCATTATCGAAATGGTGGCCATGACCCGTTTCGACTGCATGGTCGGCTCCAGTGCCCTGATGCGCCAGGCCCTGACCCAGGCCGCCCACCACTGCGCGTACCGCAAGGTCGGCGGCCGGGTGCTGAACGAGCAGCCGTTGATGCAGAACGTGCTCGCCGACCTGGCGCTGGAAAGCGAGGCCGCGTTGGCCCTGAGCCTGCGCATGGGGCAGGCCCTGGAGCAGCTCGATGATCCACAGCAGGCACACTTTGCCCGGCTGGTCACGGCGGTGGGCAAGTACTGGATCTGCAAACGCGCCCCGGCCATGATCAACGAGGCCGCCGAATGCCTGGGCGGGGCCGGGTATGTCGAAGACAGCATCCTGCCACGGTTGTACCGCGAGGCGCCGGTCAACTCGACCTGGGAAGGCTCAGGCAATGTGCAGTGCCTGGATGTGCTGCGGGCCTTGTCCAAGGAGCCTGGGGTGCTCGATGCCTTGTTTGCCGAACTGGGTGATGGCCATGGCGACCCTCGATTGGCCGCGCACATTGGCAACCTCAAGGGGGCGTTTGCCGATACGGCGGACATCCAGTATCGCGCCCGTCAGTTGACCGAGGATATTGCTCTGGCGCTGCAGGCCAAGCTGCTGCTGGAGGCGGGTAATACGGTAGTCAGCGATGCGTTCATCGGCAGCCGCCTGGCCGGTGGTGGTCGGGCCTATGGGGCGTTGCCACGGGGTGTGGATGTGCAGGCACTGGTGGCAAGGGCCACGCCGGTCTGGCAACGCTGATCAATGGGGATGTAATTACCCTCGAAGGCAGGCAAGATGGTCCACATGCATGTCCAGACAGGAAGCACAGTGTGAGCCACGCTTTTGTAGTCGTTGATACCCCAGAACAGGCCGTCGACCGTCTGGCGGCCCTGCATGCTCAGGCCACCGGTGCCCTCAGCCAGGCCCTCAAGCAATACCTGAAAGACCGAACCGAACCGGACGCCGAAGCGCGGGGGCTGTTCCGTTATCCCGCGCTGCGCCTGACCTACTACAGCCAGGGTGAGGTCGCGGCCACCACACGTGCCTACGCCAAGGTCCAGGTAGCCGGCACCTACAGCGTCACCGTCACCCAGCCCGCCGCCTTCCGTGGCTACCTGCTGGAGCAACTGCGCCCCCTGATGCACGACTACACCGTGACGGTGGAAGTGGGTGTCAGCGAGCAGAACATTCCGTACCCCTACGTGGTCGATCAGGGCGACGAACTGGCCGGCAGTGGCATCACCGCTGCGCAACTGGCGCGGGTGTTCCCCAGCACCGACCTGTCGGCAGCCACCGACAATATCGCCGATGGCCTGTACGACTGGGACAGCACCGAAACCCTGCCGCTGGCGTTGTTCGATGCGGCGCGTGTGGACTTCTCGCTGCGCCGCCTGGTGCACTACACCGGTAGCGACTGGCGGCATGTGCAGCCTTGGATCCTGCTGACCAACTACCACCGCTATGTTGACCAGTTCATCAGCCATGGCCTTGAGCAACTGCGTGACGACCCGCGCTTCGTACGCATGGTGCTGCCGGGCAACGTGTTGATCGAAAAAGGCATGGACCATGGCGAAACCCAGGCCCTGGTGGCCAGTGTGGTATGGCACCGTTATCAGATGCCGGCCTACCACCTGATCGCCGCCGACGGTGACGGCGTAACCTTGGTCAACATCGGCGTCGGCCCTTCCAATGCCAAGAACATCACCGACCACCTGGCCGTGCTGCGCCCGCACTGCTGGCTGATGATCGGCCACTGTGGCGGCCTGCGTCAGTCGCAGACTATCGGTGACTACGTGCTGGCGCATGCCTACATGCGGCGTGACGGTATTCTCGATCGTGTGGTGCCGCCGAACATTCCCATCCCGGCCTTGGCCGAGGTGCAGATGGCCCTCCAGGAAGCTGCGGCACAAGTGACCGGCGAGCGTGGCGAAGAGCTGAAAAAGCGCCTGCGCACGGGCACCGTGCTGACCTACGACGACCGTAACTGGGAACTGCGCTGGGCCCAGGAGCGGCCATTGATCAACCTGTCACGTGCGGTGGCGGTGGACATGGAGAGTGGCACCATTGCCGCCCAGGGCTACCGGCTGCGGGTTCCGTATGGCACCTTGCTGTGTGTCTCCGACAAGCCGCTGCACAGCGAGATCAAGCTGCCGGGTTCGGCCAACGCGTTCTACAACCGGGCGGTCAGCCAGCACTTGAAGATCGGCATTGCCGCACTCGACCTGCTACGTACCGAGCTCAATTCGTTGCACTCGCGTAAACTGCGCAGCTTCGATGAGCCGCCGTTCCGCTGAGGATCCATGCCCCTGCCACCCCGTTCCAAGCCGCGCCGCCCCCAGGCGCGGCCTGCCGACCCGCGTCGCCAGCCCAAGGCGCCGCCGGCCGAGCCGCGCCTGATCCTGTTCAACAAGCCGTTCGACGTGCTGACCCAGTTCAGCGATGGCGAGGGGCGCGCGACCCTCAAGGACTTCATCGACATTCCGGGTGTTTATCCGGCGGGGCGGCTGGACCGTGACAGCGAAGGCCTGCTGTTGCTGACCAACGATGGCGGCCTGCAGGCGCGCATCGCCGACCCCAAGCACAAGCTGGCCAAAACTTACTGGGTACAAGTGGAAGGTGAGCCGAGCGACGAGCAGCTGCAACGCCTGCGCGAGGGCGTAGAGCTGAACGATGGGCCGACCTTGCCGGCTGAAGCTCGCCGCCTGGAAGACCCCGAGCTGTGGCCGCGCAACCCGCCGGTGCGCTTTCGCAAGAGCGTGCCGACCAGCTGGCTGGAGCTGGTGATCCGCGAAGGGCGTAACCGACAGGTGCGACGGATGACGGCGGCGGTAGGGTTGCCTACTTTGCGCCTGGTGCGGGTGCGGATTGGTGACTGGACGCTGGAGGGGCTGGAGCAGGGCTGTTGGCGCGAAGTCCCGGCCAAGCTGCGCAGATAGCTGGAAAACCTAGCAACTTGCCCAAATCCCTGCAGAGAACACTGGTCATTGTGGGAGCGGGCTTGCCCCGCGAATGAGGCCACGCGGCGCATGGCACCGGCTTCGCCGGTGGTGGCGGGCCAAGCCCGCTCCCACAGAGTCGCTGCTAAATCAATGAGTTAAGTTTTGTTCTAGGAGAGTGGGCTTGCCCGTGCCTGGCAGTTACACCCCTTCCAGAAACGCCACCACCACGCTCTTGATGATAAAGGCCAATACCCCAAGCCCCAGCACGAAGAACAGGATCATGGTGCCAAACCGCCCGGCCTTGGACTTCTTCGCCAGGTCCCAGACGATAAAGCCCATGAAACCGATCAACACGGTGACGAGGATGATCATCATCCATTCTTCGAATACGGCGGGATCCATCAGTGTTCTCCAGGCAGGCTGAGCGCTCGATCATACGCCGGGCGCCCAAGTATTCAACGCAGGTGGGTCAATGGCAGCTCGGTACTGGCCAGTACCTGGTTCAGCACGAAGCTCGAACGCACGCTGGTGACGCCTTCGATACGGGTCAGGCTGCCGAGTAGCAGTTTCTGGTAGTGGTCCATGTCTGGCACCACTACCTTGAGCTGGTAGTCGGCGTCCATACCGGTGACCAGGCTGCATTCGAGCACCTGCGGTAGGTTGCGGATGGCGGCCTCGAAGGTCTCGAAGCGCTCCGGGGTGTGGCGGTCCATGCCGATCAGTACATAGGCGGTCAGGCTCAGCCCCAGCTTCTTGCGATCGAGCAGGGCAACCTGACGCGAGATGTAGCCGTCGTCCTCCAGTTGCTTGACCCGACGCGAGCACGGCGAAGGCGACAAGCCGATGCGTTCGGCCAGCTCCTGGTTGGAAATGCGCGCATCGCGCTGCAGTTCGGCAAGAATGCTCAGGTCGTAGCGGTCAAGTTTGCTCATGGAATATGCCTTTTCTGTTCCGATTGCGGTGAATTATCAATCTACGATGAAAAATTGCGCAAGTGCTATTTATCTCAGCAATCTTCGCAATCCTCTGTCGCCGCCGGTTCGGTATCTTTATCCACAGAATCACTGCCCGGACATCAGTCCACGGCGACGCGCCCTAGGCGGGCGGTCGCGGCCCAGCCATCCAACAGGATCCGCCAGGCCCCCGGGCTACACACCGTCCAGAAGACGGCGTGAGGTGAGCCGGCGCCACAAGTGCCGAGCACGGACGACAATTCCCAAAGGGAGGCCCAACGGCCTCCCTTTTTTCATGTCCGCGATTTTAAGTTGGGTGTGTGGCCGGCGCGGTAGACTGGCAGCGGCTGCAGTCATTTTTGATCGAGAGGGGCACCATGAAGTCGCGCATCTGGCAGTTGGCAGGTGTTGGTTTGGTTACGTTGAGCATCAGCCTGGGGGCTGTGGCTCAAGGCCCGGATGAGGGGCACGGAGGGCATGGCGGCGACCCGAATGGCGCCACCCCAGGCCGTTCCCCGCTCAACTCGCGCGATGAAGTGCGCCAGACGCAGCCGCCACGTGAAGGCTATTACCAGGATATCCCTCGGCGCAATGGCGATAACCGCCACTGGCAGGGGCGCCCGGACGGTCATGGCAATGGCTGGGGGCCGGGGCCGCAGTATCGTCCAGGGCAGACCATCGACGGCTTCCCTGATCGCTACTGGAAGGTGCCTTACCGTGGGCAGGACTACTTCTACTCGAGTGGCTACTGGTATCGACCGCATGGTGGCCGTTACATCGTCGTGGCACCACCCTATGGCGCAAGGGTTGAGTACCTGCCCTCGTATGCCCGTGAGGTGTGGTTGGGTGGGGCGTTGTTCTTCCTGGTTGCCGATACCTATTACCAGTACCTGGCGGACAGCCGTGAGTACGTGGTGGTCAACCCACCGATGGCTGCACCCGCGCCTGTGCCAGTGGCACCGGTCAGTGGCAGTTACGACGTGGTGGCCTATCCGATGTATGGCCAGGGGCAAGAACAGCAGGACCAGGACCGCTACCAGTGCCATCGCTGGGCGGTGAGCCAGTCTGGGTTCGACCCGGCGACGGCTGCCTACGCACCACCGATCAATGTTGCGGATAGCTATCGGCGGGCGCTGGGGGCCTGTTTCAGCGGGCGTGGATACAGCATCAACTGAAGCTGACGCGCACCTACACCGGGTCCGCGTGCACCATCACATCCGCCTGTGGATAACGCTGGCGGATCACCCTTGATGCCGCCTCGCACAACCCATGGGCATCATGCAGCGCCAGTTCCCCTGGCAGTTCCAGATGCAACTGCACGAACCACTGGTTGCCCGATACCCGTGTACGCAGGTCATGCACCCCCTTCACGCCGGGGATGGCCAGCACCAGGGCGGACATCGCCTCGCCAACCTCGCCGGGCAGCTCCTTGTCCATCAGGATGGCGGTACTTTCTTGCGCGATCTGGAAAGCGCTCCAGAGGATGTAGACAGCAATGCCCAGGCCGAACAAGGCATCCAGTTGCGACCAGCCAAACTGTGTCAGCAGCAGGGCGAGCAGAATGCTGCCATTGAGCAGCAGGTCTGAGCGGTAGTGCAGTGAGTCGGCCCGCACCGCCGTGGAGCCGGTCAGGCGAATGACCTTGTGTTGCAACGCCAGCAGGGCAATGGTCAGCACCAGCGAAAGCAGCATCACTGCGATGCCGACCGTGGTATCGCCCAACGGTTGTGGCGTATGCAGGCGTTCGACCGCCTGCACCCCGATCAACACCGCACTGACCCCGATGAACAGCGCCTGGGCCATGCCAGCCAGGGCCTCGGCCTTGCCGTGGCCGAAGCGGTGGTCGTCATCGGCCGGGCGCAGGGCGTAATGCACGGCGAGCAGATTGAGAAACGAGGCGACGGCGTCCAGTGCCGAATCGGTCAGCCCGGCCAGCAGGCTGACCGAGCCGCTCAGCCACCAGGCCAGCGCCTTGCTCACGACCAGGATGCTGGCCACCGCCAGTGACGCGCGGGTGGCCAGACGCAAGAGGCGCTGGTGTTCAGCCGGGGTGATCATGCTGTGGGTGATGTCCTTGTGCGGGTCAGGCAGCCGGTACCAGTTGGTAGGCCGCCAACTGCTCGACGCTGCCACGGTGCTGGATCAGGCGCGGGTCGTTCAGCGGCAGGCGCTGGCCCAGCTCGCTTTCGAGGATGGCCTGCAACTTGCGGTTGTCGATCTTGCCGTCGGGGCTTACCGCTTCGCGCAGTTTTTCCGGGGCCACCTGGGCTGTGCGGCCACCCGGGTAGTAGATGGCGCCGGTGGCGAAGTCGATGCCGAAGGCGATCAGCCCGGGGATCACGTAGAACAAGATGCCAATGGCATCCATGGCGGCGACCACGGGGTCGATCTTACCGTCGATCTGGCCGCGGCGGTCTGGGTAGAACAGCGTGCCGCAGGCCGTCAGCTGGGTCAGCAAGGTGACGATAAGGGCGCCGCCAATGACGCGGGATGGGATACGCATGTAAATCTCCGAAAGGTATTCAGCAGGGCAAGCGAAGCGCCAGCACCTGAAGCTAAGACCATGA
The sequence above is drawn from the Pseudomonas putida genome and encodes:
- a CDS encoding pseudouridine synthase; the encoded protein is MPLPPRSKPRRPQARPADPRRQPKAPPAEPRLILFNKPFDVLTQFSDGEGRATLKDFIDIPGVYPAGRLDRDSEGLLLLTNDGGLQARIADPKHKLAKTYWVQVEGEPSDEQLQRLREGVELNDGPTLPAEARRLEDPELWPRNPPVRFRKSVPTSWLELVIREGRNRQVRRMTAAVGLPTLRLVRVRIGDWTLEGLEQGCWREVPAKLRR
- the amn gene encoding AMP nucleosidase, with product MSHAFVVVDTPEQAVDRLAALHAQATGALSQALKQYLKDRTEPDAEARGLFRYPALRLTYYSQGEVAATTRAYAKVQVAGTYSVTVTQPAAFRGYLLEQLRPLMHDYTVTVEVGVSEQNIPYPYVVDQGDELAGSGITAAQLARVFPSTDLSAATDNIADGLYDWDSTETLPLALFDAARVDFSLRRLVHYTGSDWRHVQPWILLTNYHRYVDQFISHGLEQLRDDPRFVRMVLPGNVLIEKGMDHGETQALVASVVWHRYQMPAYHLIAADGDGVTLVNIGVGPSNAKNITDHLAVLRPHCWLMIGHCGGLRQSQTIGDYVLAHAYMRRDGILDRVVPPNIPIPALAEVQMALQEAAAQVTGERGEELKKRLRTGTVLTYDDRNWELRWAQERPLINLSRAVAVDMESGTIAAQGYRLRVPYGTLLCVSDKPLHSEIKLPGSANAFYNRAVSQHLKIGIAALDLLRTELNSLHSRKLRSFDEPPFR
- a CDS encoding DUF6515 family protein, with translation MKSRIWQLAGVGLVTLSISLGAVAQGPDEGHGGHGGDPNGATPGRSPLNSRDEVRQTQPPREGYYQDIPRRNGDNRHWQGRPDGHGNGWGPGPQYRPGQTIDGFPDRYWKVPYRGQDYFYSSGYWYRPHGGRYIVVAPPYGARVEYLPSYAREVWLGGALFFLVADTYYQYLADSREYVVVNPPMAAPAPVPVAPVSGSYDVVAYPMYGQGQEQQDQDRYQCHRWAVSQSGFDPATAAYAPPINVADSYRRALGACFSGRGYSIN
- a CDS encoding Lrp/AsnC family transcriptional regulator; this translates as MSKLDRYDLSILAELQRDARISNQELAERIGLSPSPCSRRVKQLEDDGYISRQVALLDRKKLGLSLTAYVLIGMDRHTPERFETFEAAIRNLPQVLECSLVTGMDADYQLKVVVPDMDHYQKLLLGSLTRIEGVTSVRSSFVLNQVLASTELPLTHLR
- a CDS encoding DUF2788 domain-containing protein, which encodes MDPAVFEEWMMIILVTVLIGFMGFIVWDLAKKSKAGRFGTMILFFVLGLGVLAFIIKSVVVAFLEGV
- a CDS encoding acyl-CoA dehydrogenase family protein, which encodes MNLHQYAETHEVTNQPPSLDGANLYRLDLPLQEWSRRFGAGWAESRIDAYGALAGGPLMAAGFLANAHKPEFSSHDRYGHRIDLVEFHPAYHELMRTAVEHGLPSLPWAEPRPGAHVARASMTYLHSQAEAGTGCPLTMTFAAVPALRLQPELAEYWLPKVLAREYDPRNIGDRHKAGVTLGMAMTEKQGGTDVRANTTRAYPVGAPGPGQAYELVGHKWFCSAPMCDAFLTLAQTEKGLSCFLLPRHRPDDNRNQFYIQRLKNKLGNSSNASSEVEFRGALAWMVGDEGRGVPTIIEMVAMTRFDCMVGSSALMRQALTQAAHHCAYRKVGGRVLNEQPLMQNVLADLALESEAALALSLRMGQALEQLDDPQQAHFARLVTAVGKYWICKRAPAMINEAAECLGGAGYVEDSILPRLYREAPVNSTWEGSGNVQCLDVLRALSKEPGVLDALFAELGDGHGDPRLAAHIGNLKGAFADTADIQYRARQLTEDIALALQAKLLLEAGNTVVSDAFIGSRLAGGGRAYGALPRGVDVQALVARATPVWQR